A single region of the Sorghum bicolor cultivar BTx623 chromosome 7, Sorghum_bicolor_NCBIv3, whole genome shotgun sequence genome encodes:
- the LOC110437017 gene encoding vesicle-associated protein 1-3-like isoform X1, translating into MSGGSGTFLEIQPSELAFPFEIMRQSSCSMQLTNKTDHYVAFKVKTTNPKQYCVRPNIGVVLPGSTCDVTVTMQAQKASPSDMQCKDKFLVQSVVAENGATAQEINAAMFNKEPGKVVDEFKLRVVYVPTTTPNPIPEESELGASAPSYSQENGISHSTMPLSVSRSSAETTKEKPSEATSVISKLTEEKMSAIQQNQKLRQELELLRKESSKTSGGGFSITFLFVVGLLGIIVGYILKRT; encoded by the exons ATGAGCGGAGGAAGCGGGACTTTCCTCGAGATCCAGCCATCGGAGCTCGCATTCCCCT TTGAGATAATGAGGCAGAGCTCCTGCTCCATGCAATTGACCAATAAGACTGACCATTATGTAGCATTCAAG GTCAAAACAACCAACCCGAAGCAGTACTGCGTGCGTCCTAATATTGGCGTTGTATTACCTGGGTCAACTTGTGATGTTACAG TGACAATGCAAGCACAGAAGGCTTCACCATCTGACATGCAATGCAAGGACAAGTTCCTAGTTCAAAGCGTTGTGGCTGAGAATGGTGCAACAGCTCAAGAAATTAATGCAGCAATG TTCAATAAGGAGCCAGGGAAGGTTGTTGATGAATTCAAGCTGCGTGTGGTTTATGTGCCAACAACTACACCCAACCCGATCCCTGAAGAATCTGAACTAGGGGCTTCTGCTCCCTCATATTCACAAGAAAATGGGATCAGTCATTCCACGATGCCACTATCT GTATCTAGATCATCTGCTGAAACAACAAAGGAGAAGCCCTCTGAG GCAACGTCTGTGATCTCCAAGCTAACTGAGGAGAAAATGTCTGCTATTCAGCAGAACCAGAAGTTACGACAAGAGCTG GAACTTCTACGGAAAGAGAGCAGCAAAACCAGCGGCGGCGGTTTCTCCATCACCTTCTTGTTTGTCGTTGGCCTTCTGGGCATCATCGTCGGCTACATCCTCAAGAGAACATAG
- the LOC110437017 gene encoding vesicle-associated protein 1-3-like isoform X2 — MSGGSGTFLEIQPSELAFPFEIMRQSSCSMQLTNKTDHYVAFKVKTTNPKQYCVRPNIGVVLPGSTCDVTVTMQAQKASPSDMQCKDKFLVQSVVAENGATAQEINAAMFNKEPGKVVDEFKLRVVYVPTTTPNPIPEESELGASAPSYSQENGISHSTMPLSATSVISKLTEEKMSAIQQNQKLRQELELLRKESSKTSGGGFSITFLFVVGLLGIIVGYILKRT; from the exons ATGAGCGGAGGAAGCGGGACTTTCCTCGAGATCCAGCCATCGGAGCTCGCATTCCCCT TTGAGATAATGAGGCAGAGCTCCTGCTCCATGCAATTGACCAATAAGACTGACCATTATGTAGCATTCAAG GTCAAAACAACCAACCCGAAGCAGTACTGCGTGCGTCCTAATATTGGCGTTGTATTACCTGGGTCAACTTGTGATGTTACAG TGACAATGCAAGCACAGAAGGCTTCACCATCTGACATGCAATGCAAGGACAAGTTCCTAGTTCAAAGCGTTGTGGCTGAGAATGGTGCAACAGCTCAAGAAATTAATGCAGCAATG TTCAATAAGGAGCCAGGGAAGGTTGTTGATGAATTCAAGCTGCGTGTGGTTTATGTGCCAACAACTACACCCAACCCGATCCCTGAAGAATCTGAACTAGGGGCTTCTGCTCCCTCATATTCACAAGAAAATGGGATCAGTCATTCCACGATGCCACTATCT GCAACGTCTGTGATCTCCAAGCTAACTGAGGAGAAAATGTCTGCTATTCAGCAGAACCAGAAGTTACGACAAGAGCTG GAACTTCTACGGAAAGAGAGCAGCAAAACCAGCGGCGGCGGTTTCTCCATCACCTTCTTGTTTGTCGTTGGCCTTCTGGGCATCATCGTCGGCTACATCCTCAAGAGAACATAG
- the LOC8067856 gene encoding protein NRT1/ PTR FAMILY 6.3, which yields MVGLLPETNAAAETDVLLDAWDFKGRPAPRATTGRWGAAAMILVAELNERLTTLGIAVNLVTYLTGTMHLGNAESANVVTNFMGTSFMLCLLGGFVADSFLGRYLTIAIFTAIQASGVTILTISTAAPGLRPAACSANAGDGECARASGAQLGVMYLALYLTALGTGGLKSSVSGFGSDQFDESDRGEKHQMMRFFNWFFFFISLGSLLAVTVLVYVQDNLGRRWGYGACACAIAAGLVIFLAGTRRYRFKKLVGSPLTQIAAVVVAAWRKRRLPLPADPAMLYDIDVGKAAAVEEGSGKKSKRKERLPHTDQFRFLDHAAINEEPAAQPSKWRLSTLTDVEEVKTVVRMLPIWATTIMFWTVYAQMTTFSVSQATTMDRHIGSSFQIPAGSLTVFFVGSILLTVPVYDRIVVPVARRVSGNPHGLTPLQRIGVGLALSVIAMAGAALTEIKRLHVARDAAVPAGGVVPMSVFWLIPQFFLVGAGEAFTYIGQLDFFLRECPKGMKTMSTGLFLSTLSLGFFVSSALVAAVHKVTGDRHPWIADDLNKGRLDNFYWLLAVICLANLLVYLVAARWYKYKAGRPGADGSVNGVEMADEPMLH from the exons ATGGTCGGACTCCTCCCGGAGACCAATGCCGCGGCGGAGACCGACGTCCTCCTCGACGCCTGGGACTTCAAGGGCCGCCCCGCCCCGCGCGCCACCACCGGCCGCTGGGGCGCCGCCGCCATGATCCTAG TGGCGGAGCTGAACGAGCGGCTGACGACGCTGGGCATCGCCGTGAACCTGGTGACGTACCTGACGGGGACCATGCACCTGGGCAACGCCGAGTCCGCCAACGTCGTCACCAACTTCATGGGCACCTCCTTCATGCTCTGCCTCCTCGGCGGCTTCGTCGCCGACTCCTTCCTCGGACGCTACCTCACCATCGCCATCTTCACCGCCATCCAGGCATCG GGCGTGACGATCCTGACGATCTCGACGGCGGCGCCGGGTCTACGTCCGGCGGCGTGCTCCGCCAACGCCGGCGACGGGGAGTGCGCGCGCGCGTCGGGCGCGCAGCTGGGCGTGATGTACCTGGCCCTGTACCTGACGGCGCTGGGCACGGGGGGGCTCAAGTCCAGCGTCTCCGGCTTCGGCTCCGACCAGTTCGACGAGTCGGACCGGGGCGAGAAGCACCAGATGATGCGCTTCTTCAActggttcttcttcttcatctcgcTGGGGTCTCTGCTGGCCGTCACCGTGCTGGTCTACGTCCAGGACAACCTGGGCCGGCGCTGGGGGTACGGCGCCTGCGCCTGCGCCATCGCCGCCGGGCTCGTCATCTTCCTCGCCGGCACGCGCAGGTACCGGTTCAAGAAGCTGGTGGGGAGCCCGCTCACGCAGATCgccgcggtggtggtggcggcgtggCGGAAGAGACGGCTCCCGCTACCCGCTGACCCTGCCATGCTCTATGACATCGACGTCGGCAAGGCCGCCGCCGTGGAGGAAGGCTCCGGCAAGAAGAGCAAGCGCAAGGAGCGCCTCCCCCACACCGACCAGTTCCG CTTCCTGGACCACGCTGCCATCAACGAGGAGCCGGCGGCGCAGCCGAGCAAGTGGCGGCTGTCGACGCTGACGGACGTGGAGGAGGTGAAGACGGTGGTGCGGATGCTGCCCATCTGGGCGACCACCATCATGTTCTGGACGGTGTACGCGCAGATGACCACCTTCTCGGTGTCGCAGGCCACCACCATGGACCGCCACATCGGCTCCTCCTTCCAGATCCCGGCGGGCTCCCTCACCGTCTTCTTCGTCGGCTCCATCCTGCTCACCGTGCCCGTCTACGACCGGATCGTGGTGCCCGTGGCGCGCCGCGTGAGCGGCAACCCGCACGGCCTGACCCCGCTGCAGCGGATCGGCGTCGGCCTCGCGCTCTCGGTCATCGCCATGGCGGGCGCCGCGCTCACGGAGATCAAGCGGCTCCACGTGGCGCGCGACGCCGCCGTGCCGGCCGGCGGCGTGGTGCCCATGTCCGTGTTCTGGCTCATCCCGCAGTTCTTCCTGGTGGGCGCCGGCGAGGCGTTCACGTACATCGGCCAGCTCGACTTCTTCCTCCGCGAGTGCCCCAAGGGGATGAAGACCATGAGCACGGGGCTGTTCCTCAGCACGCTGTCGCTGGGGTTCTTCGTCAGCTCCGCGCTCGTCGCCGCCGTGCACAAGGTCACCGGCGACCGCCACCCATGGATCGCCGACGACCTCAACAAGGGCAGGCTCGACAACTTCTACTGGCTGCTCGCCGTCATCTGCCTCGCCAACCTCTTGGTCTACCTCGTCGCCGCCAGGTGGTACAAGTACAAGGCCGGACGACCCGGCGCCGACGGCAGCGTCAACGGCGTCGAGATGGCCGACGAGCCCATGCTCCACTGA